A part of Drosophila ananassae strain 14024-0371.13 chromosome 2R, ASM1763931v2, whole genome shotgun sequence genomic DNA contains:
- the LOC123257167 gene encoding period circadian protein-like, whose product MKAYLVLTLALVAIYMAPTVSSETGGTTGTAATGTGTTGTGTGTGTETTTTTETTTTTTTTTSAPETHRAEHHRRRRIIRRRIIHRRAAAGRRRERRY is encoded by the coding sequence ATGAAGGCCTATTTGGTACTAACATTGGCTCTTGTGGCCATTTACATGGCTCCCACTGTCTCCTCCGAAACGGGTGGCACCACCGGAACCGCAGCAACAGGTACTGGAACAACTGGAACCGGTACAGGAACTGGTACtgagacaacaacaacaactgaaACCACAACGACAACAACCACCACAACATCAGCACCTGAGACCCACAGAGCTGAGCACCACCGAAGGCGCCGCATCATCAGGCGCCGAATTATCCACAGACGTGCTGCTGCCGGAAGGAGGCGTGAAAGGCGCTATTAA
- the LOC26513867 gene encoding period circadian protein-like — protein sequence MKLLLAISLAVLAIYVVPKVSGASTGTGTSAGSGSGSGTGTGTGTGTGTGTGTGTGTGTGTGTGTGTGTGTATTTTTTIAPTTTTTTSEPVTKKTVHRRRRRRIIIKKIIHRHAATERTKRRRG from the coding sequence ATGAAACTCTTACTAGCAATATCTTTGGCTGTTTTGGCCATCTACGTGGTCCCTAAGGTTTCTGGAGCATCTACGGGTACAGGTACAAGCGCCGGAAGTGGTTCTGGATCAGGAACcggaacaggaacaggaactGGAACAGGAACTGGAACAGGAACTGGAACAGGAACtggaacaggaacaggaactGGAACAGGAACAGGCACAGGAActgccacaacaacaacaactacaatagctcccacaacaacaacaacaacctcCGAACCAGTCACCAAAAAAACAGTCCACCGCCGAAGGCGAAGGCGCATCATCATCAAGAAAATCATACACAGACATGCTGCAACTGAAAGGACAAAACGTCGCAGGGGTTAA